The sequence ACAAAGCCGTAATCACCTGTGCTCTGACAGGAGTTCTGACCAGCCCGGCCATGCACAATATTCCTGTAACACCCGAGGAGATGGCTGACGCCGCTGAGCAGGCCTGGAATGAAGGCGCGGTCATCGTGCACTGTCATTTCCGGGATCAGCGGGAGGGAATGGGGCATCTGCCCACCTGGGATGTGGGTGTCGTCAGTTCGATTATCGCCGCGATTAAGGACCGGACACCGGATATGATTATCAATATGAGCACCGGCATAGGAGGGCCTGATATATCCGGCCCGGCCGCCTGTCTAGAGGCGCTCGAGCCTGAACTCGCGGCCTGCAACGCCGGAACGCTTAACTACCTTAAGCTCAAAAGCGACGGGACCTGGGCCTGGCCGCCCCATATTTTTGACAACCCGGTGGACAAGGTGCAGCAGTTTCTGGATGTCATGAAGGCTCACAATGTTATTCCTGAGTTCGAATGTTTTGATACCGGTATTGTCAGAAGCGTGGCGCTGTATAAAAAGGCCGGTATGTTTGACGGCGACCCGCATATATCCCTGGTCATGGGCGTGGCGTCCGGCCAGGCGGCCAAGGCTTCCTGGCTGCCTCTGTTGATAGAAGAAATGCTGCCTGGCACCCACTGGCAGGTGATTGCCGTGGGCCGGTCTGAAGTCTGGGACCTGCATCGTGGAGCTTTGGAGCTGGGAGGCGACGTGCGCACCGGTGTGGAAGACACCTTTTACCTGCCCAACGGCGACAAAGGCAGAAATAACGGCGATCTAGTGAAAGCCTTATCCTCTCTTGCCCGTGAAGTTGGGCGTGAACCGGCTACTGCGGCCGAAGCACGGCAAATACTGGGAATAAAGGACTAACGGGTTCACCAGGGCGGGAGCCCCCGGCCATTGTGAGAAGGCGGTCTTTTGATGACGACAGGGATTATTTTCTCATTGGCAGCAAAACCCGTAAATCCTGACCTGCCTGCGCCAGCATAAGTTTTTATATCGGGCGGGCAGGTAACGTCCCTAGTGGACATTTACCGATCGCCCCAGAGAAATGAGGTAAAAAAATGCAGAAAATACTTCAAGACCTGAAAGACGAACAGGACGCCCTGGATATGATAGTCGCGGACTTGGGCAGGGACGGCTGGGAAACAAAGACCCATGCCGATTGGACCGTGAAAGAACAGATTGTCCATATCGCCTTCTTCGACGGTACGGCAAAACTCTCGGCCACCGATCCGGATGCTTTTGAGGAACACGCCAAGGCAATGCTCAGCGGGAAGGTTGAAGCCAGGGCCCAACTGGACGTTTTAAATAAAATGGAATACGCCGAACTGCTGAAGTGGTGGCGCGACGAGAGAACCGCGCTCCTTCAGGCCATGTCCCGGATGGCCCCGAAGGACCGGCTGCCATGGTACGGCCCGTCCATGAGCGCCGTATCGTTCGCCACCGCGCGCCTCATGGAAACATGGGCTCACGGCCAGGACGTTGTGGATGTGGTTAACGGGACCCGTCTCGCCACCGATCGTCTTTATCATATTGCCCATCTTGGAAATATTACCTTTGGGTGGAGCTTCGCCAATCCTCAGATGGAAGTCCCCAAGGTCCCGGTCCGGGTTGAACTGAATAGCCCATCCGGAGAGTCGTGGACCTGGGGACCGGAAGACGCGGAGGATATTATCCGGGGCAGCGCTGAAGGGTTCTGTCTGGTGGTGACCCAGCGGCGGCACTACCAGGATACGGATCTGGTTGTCATTGGGGAAACAGCTGAAAAGTGGATGTCCGTGGCGCAGTGCTTTGCCGGTCCGCCGACTCTAGGCCCGCCTCCAGGCAAGTTCCCCAAAATGAGCGCCTAGGGCCCTGCTTAAATACAAGACAGGCATACACATGTTTAAGAAGATACTTGTGGCCAACAGGGGAGAGATCGCCCTCAGGGTTATGAACTGCCGATATACTATGATTCACTTATAGCCAAACTCATCTCTTTTGATTCCACCAGGGAAGGCGCGATTCGGGTTATGAAGAGAGCCCTGGAAGAGTTCAGGATCGAACCGTTTAAAACTAGCATTCCCCTTTACCGCCAAATTATGGAAGACGCTGATTTTCAGCGGGGTGATTTCACCACCGATTTTATAAAGAAGTTTATCCCGGACGACGAAGATGAGGATGATGAAGACTAACCGATCTAATGGTTAAAAATATTTACTACGTTTGTATATAAAGAAATAAAGGAGAAGAGTCATGACCGAGGTTAAGGAAGTCTTATATGAAGTCAAGGATCGTATCGCCACCATAACCCTCAACCGGCCTGAAAGGCGTAATGCGATTAGCGCTGGTATTACGGTTGGCCTGAACCAGGGCCTTGATCAGACCGACCAGGATCCGGACGTGTCAGCAATAATTCTGATCGGCGCGGGAGGTAACTTCTGCTCTGGGGCCGATCTCGGCGGAGGCGGTTTTTCGGGCCAGCAATCATTCCTGGAAGTACACGAGGGACGCGGCCACTATGCTCAACTGCTTCTTAAAATGAACAAGTGCAGAAAGCCTATTTTGGCCGCTATTGAGGGTTACTGTCTGGCCGGCGGCATGGGCCTGTGCCTTTCAAGTGACATAGTTATTGCCAGCGAGGACGCCCAATTCGGTACGCCCGAAATCAAACGCGGCTTATGGCCATACATGGTCACAGGGATATTGATCCGTAACCTGGGCCGTAAAAAAGCCCTGGAACTCTGCATGACCGGCGATAGAATATCCGCTGCGGAAGCCGAACGCATAGGCATGATCAATTACGCCGTTCCCAAAGCCGAATTCAAAGACAGGGTGGACCAAATGGCAAAGAAGCTGGCTTCGTTCAGCCCGGCAGTCATGGGACTTGGGAAAAGGTCGTTCTATCAGATGGCTGACATGAGCGTTGAAGACGCTCTGGAATACTTAAAATCCCAACTCACTATAAATGCTCAAACCGAGGATATCGCGGAAGGTGTACGCGCCTTTATAGAAAAACGGGATCCGCAATGGAAGGGAAGATAAATCAGGCCATGTCATCAAATAACCAAACAGAAAGGTGTTGATTATGAATTTTGACTTGAACAGTGACCAAAAAGCCATTCTGGAAACAGCTCGCAGGTTCTCGCAGCAAGAGATTTTACCGCGCATAAAAGAAGAGGAATTCAAGCGAGATTTAGTTGAGAAAATGGGAGAGCTTGGTTTTTTTGGCTGTGCGTTTCCGCTTCGATACGGAGGCACGGACATGGGTTTTTTGGCCCACGCTGTTGTCTGCGAAGAGATTTCCCGGGCTGACTCAGGGCTGCGGGCACTTTTTAATCTCCAGGCTATGACGGTGCCTTATACAATTATGGAATGGGGAAGCGCCGTGGTCAGGGAAAAATATGTAAATGACCTGGTTCTTGGCCGTAAAATAGGCTGCACCTGTTTCTCTGAACCGAACGTGGGCTCTGATATCGCGTCTATTGAGACACGGATTAAGGATGAAGGGGATCGTTTTCTTCTAAACGGCAACAAGACCTGGATTTCCAATGGTAACCTGGCTGAAACGGCTGTTGTTTATGCCACCTTTGACCAGAAGCTGAAGCACAAAGGATTGTGCGCTCTAGTGGTTGAAACTGATCAACCCGGTTGGCAAACGCGTGAGACCCCTAAATTGGGGGATAAATCATCGCCAATTGCCGAAATCTTCCTGGATAATGTCAAAGTCCCCAAAGAAAACCTTCTGGGAGAATGGGGTGCAGGATTCAAGGTTGCCATGACCGCCCTTGATCGGGGCCGGATCAGTGTAAGCAGCGGGGCTGTGGGATTGTCTCAGGCCTGTCTCGAAGCCTCTGTTGAATATGCCAACACCCGCATTCAGTTTGGCCGACCTATCAGTGAGTATCAACTCGTTAAAGGTACGATCGCTGAAATGGTTTCTCTTATTGAAGCTGCCCGATTCCTGGTTCGGCGGGGCGCCTGGCTCAATGACCAGGATCGCCCCTTTACGCGGGAAATCGCCATAGCCAAGTATTTTGCCGGCGAGGTCGCGGCTAAGGTTTCCGGCATGGCCATGGAGGTTCACGGCGGCATGGGTTACTCTTTAGAGCTGCCGGTTGAAAAATATTATCGGGACGCCAAGCTCTATCAGGTGGGTGAGGGAACGGCTAATATTATGCGTCTCCTGATCGGCGACGATGCCCTGGGTATAAAAAACGCAAATCGGCCCAGGATTCACGTGCCCAGTGATTTCAGGGAGCTTGAATAATAGGCGTGGCTGTAAAAGTCACTGGCGTATTGAATTCTAAACTCTAAAGCACAGCCAGCGAAGGTATTGGGAGCACATGGTCCAGGTTAAATATAATTTGTTTGAACCGCCCAAGGATTGGAAAATTTCAAATTTCCACGGTTACGTAAAAAAGGGATTTATGATCAAAATTGAGGTGCAAGCCAAGAATTGATTTTTGAAAATGAGGTCGAGCATGAATAAATATGTTGGGTTTCGCTTCGCTCTACCCAACCTACATGGCTTCCTAAAGCCACCGCTACCTGCGGATAACTTCCGGTGTTGGTCGTATCTTGACTATCTTCGCTTAAGAACTATAAGTTCCAGTGCCGGGGGCTGTAATGGTTTTTCTAACATGAACATTCCTCCCGTTTGGGCTGATTCTTCTATTAGTGTAAAGTCATCGGTATCGCTAAGACGATAACGCTTTACGCTGAACTCAGCTTTGCCCCAGGGTAAATTTTTGACAATCAGGTTATAAGCGAAATTATTACGGTAGGATATATTTTGTCTGTAATAAAAACCAGGGCCCTGTCGATTCTTCATATTTCGGAACTTTGTCGGAATTTCATAATTACTTATAAGTACATGAATACTATTATCATCAACGGATTTTCCCGCCATCACAGCAAAGCCAAGCGTATCACTCCCTGTTACGGGCAATCGTTTAGGTGTAGCCAGCATTAACCCCGTGGCTTTCCAGGTGCAGAACCGGCCCACACCATTGACTTTATCCGCCTATCCGAACTTTTATCCTGTTAGATTCAGCGATCTTCAGCAGTTGATCCATAAACTCTTCTGTATGCGGTTTGAGGCCTTTTAGCGTATACTCCCGACCTAATCGTTTGTATGACACTTCACCCAGATTGTGATAGGGCAGCAACTCCAAACGCTGAACCCTATCTCCCAGATTTGAAACGAATCTGGAAGTCGCCCTGATATTTTCCTCTGAATCGTTCAGGCCGGGGATCACCGGCATACGGACGATCATTGGAACCCGCTCCGATGCTTTTTGGGCGTTATCCAGAATCACCCGGTTGGAACCACCGGTTATTTTTCGATGGATCTGTTCATCCATGTGTTTGATGTCAAAATAGAGTAAATTGACATGATTCAAAATCTTTTCCAGGTTCTCCCATTTAGCCATCCCGCAGGTTTCCACGGCAGTGTGATAGAAGACTCTTTGACATCGGGATAAAACCTCGGCTACAAAATCGGCCTGTACCGTAGGCTCTCCTCCACCAAAGGTTACCCCGCCGCCGCTTCGTCGATATCCGACACTTTCTTTTTCGATCTCCTTGAAAAGCTCATCCGCTGTCATCTCAGAACCTTTCATCTCAAGTCCGCCGTAAAGGCAAACGTCGACACATTGGCCGCAATTGTCGCACTGTTGGCGATCGATTCCGTCCAGGGTTCTGACGCCGAGCGGGCAGACTTCAACACATTTTCCACACTTCCTGCAGTTGTACTCGGCAATGAAAACTTCCGGGTGGGAAGATTGGGACTCCGGTGTGGAGCACCACAAACAGCTTAACGGACACCCCTTCATCAGCACCAGAGTGCGAATCCCGGGGCCGTCTTGGCGGGACATTTTATGAATATTAAGTACGGTACCTGAAGTCATGTTCATGTCGAAATTCTAAGCCATAGCTGCTCTTTTGATGATTTCGTCCTGAAGTATTTCTGGAAGCGTGACAAAATAGGCACAGAAGCCGGCCACACGGACCGTCAGATCTTTATATTCTTCCGGTTCTTTCTGAGCTTTAATCAAAGTGTCCTGATCCAAAACGTTGAACTGGACGTGAAAAAGTTTCTCATCTACAGCGCTTCGAACAAGATTCACCACCGTTTTCCAACCCTCTTCCGGCACTTTGAAGAGGAACGGATCCAACCGGATGTTCAGTGACTGGCCATCGCTGGGAAGTGCCGTGTCGATTTTACCAACTGAGTTGAAGACCGTAATGGGGCTTTCCAATACCGCATTGTTGCAGGGGCCAATGCCGGTGGACAGGCTTTGATGCGCCTTGCGACCGGAAGGCAGGGCCCCGACAAGTAAACCAAGGGTTACAAAAGTGTACAGGGCTTGAACCGTCGGCAGGGGATGCCCGCCGAAAATATTTTTTTGTTTCAGGGTTTCACGGCAGAAAAAATCAGTTATCGAGGCCATCATACCATCTGCCATTTCATCACCGACACCGAATTTCGGGGCCTTCGACAAAGCACTCCAAATCTCGTCGTGCCCTTCAAAATCGTCTGCAATTGCATCCACAACCTCTGCCATGGAGAATTTTTTTTCCTCAAAAACCACTCGTTTGACCGCACTGAGAGAGTCTGCCAGATCCGGAAGCCCGGTGGCGAAAACTGCAGGTCCCCAGTGGTAATCGCACCCGCCCCGCTCTCTGGCAACGCCTGATTTAATACAACCCAGCAGAGCAGAAGTAAAAACGGTGGGTCGTAATTCGCCCAGTGCTTTCAGCCGGAGATTGGCGGTAACAACATTGGTGGTTATCAACCATTTCAGCTGCTTTTTTACGGCCGCCTCAAAATCTTCATAGGTTTCGAATGTTTTGGAATCCTCCTGCTCAGGCCCCACCTGTTGACCGGTGACCCGGCTGATGCCGTTATTTAAGGCCAGTTCTACGGCCAGGGCTGTATTAATATACGGTGTTGTCACTGACACACCGTCTTTTCCGGTAATAAAAGGTTCCTGGCAACCAACGTACGAGCAGACCCTGGCTTCCTCAATTGAAACTCTTTTTTCCCCGTGTTGAGGCCTGGCTAGAATACCCATCGTAATCACATCCTGATTTTGAAACATCGGGTTGCCGACGCCCAGTGATACAAGTTGGGCAGCCTTGATCAACAGCAAATCCGGACTTTTACTATGTATCGCAATGCTCAGGTTTGGCTCAGCCAGGCGCACGTGCATCATTCCTTCGATGAAAGCATAACTCAGAGGTGTCGTCGCGTCCGATCCATTTTCCTTCAGTCCCCCTACCGACAAATGGGGTACGGTTATATCTCCTGCTACATAGTTGTGGCCGTCGTCGTAGGGCCAGGAAATCTGAGGAATCTGCATCAGGAAACAGTCAATCAGCTCTTGAGCATCTGCTTTGGATAATCTCCCTGCTGTGATGTCGTTATCATAGTATTCCAGAAGCTCACGATCCAGGCGCGAGAATGAAATCCCTCTGGTTCCCGGCGTTTCCCATGTCTGCAGGATAAACACAAACCAGCAAGCCTGAAGCGCCTGGTGAAAGGTTCGAGCGGGATGAGCCGGGACCTGATCGCAGACCTCCGCGATTTTTTTCAGATCGTTTTTTCGCTGCGGGTCTTTTTCTGTTTTGGCCATTTCCCTTGCCTTGGCCGCAAATCGCGTACCCACTTCTGCCGCAGCTTCCAGTGCAATGATCACCCCCTGGATAAACGGTGCTTTCTGCAGATCTTCCGGATCGGTGATGTCCAGTGAATTCATACGTTCGCGTGCCTCTTCCAGATAACCCAGGATTCCCTTTTTTACGACGCCGATGTAATCAACTGCCTGATGTCCATAATCGATGACCCCATAGCCGCCGCCTGCTCGCTCAATTGCCGGATAAGGCCACTGATCCGGAAGGCCGAAGAACGAATTCCGGAGTGCCGTTTTCAACTGTCCTTCCGGTGTTTTTCCCCAATTGCCGTTCCCTCTCCAATAGGGAATGATCTCGTCCCGAAGTTCCTTTTCGTCTTCCGGTGAAATCTCGCATCCGCGAGCGGGACTGTCTAAAACATTCATAAACCCCGTGATATGTTCAACTTCCGCTTTGAAACCGCCGCGGGTGACACTGGTATTTCCCACAATCAACTCATCCGGTGCAATGACCACCCTC comes from Deltaproteobacteria bacterium and encodes:
- a CDS encoding 3-keto-5-aminohexanoate cleavage protein; protein product: MSDKAVITCALTGVLTSPAMHNIPVTPEEMADAAEQAWNEGAVIVHCHFRDQREGMGHLPTWDVGVVSSIIAAIKDRTPDMIINMSTGIGGPDISGPAACLEALEPELAACNAGTLNYLKLKSDGTWAWPPHIFDNPVDKVQQFLDVMKAHNVIPEFECFDTGIVRSVALYKKAGMFDGDPHISLVMGVASGQAAKASWLPLLIEEMLPGTHWQVIAVGRSEVWDLHRGALELGGDVRTGVEDTFYLPNGDKGRNNGDLVKALSSLAREVGREPATAAEARQILGIKD
- a CDS encoding TIGR03084 family protein, with amino-acid sequence MQKILQDLKDEQDALDMIVADLGRDGWETKTHADWTVKEQIVHIAFFDGTAKLSATDPDAFEEHAKAMLSGKVEARAQLDVLNKMEYAELLKWWRDERTALLQAMSRMAPKDRLPWYGPSMSAVSFATARLMETWAHGQDVVDVVNGTRLATDRLYHIAHLGNITFGWSFANPQMEVPKVPVRVELNSPSGESWTWGPEDAEDIIRGSAEGFCLVVTQRRHYQDTDLVVIGETAEKWMSVAQCFAGPPTLGPPPGKFPKMSA
- a CDS encoding enoyl-CoA hydratase/isomerase family protein, giving the protein MTEVKEVLYEVKDRIATITLNRPERRNAISAGITVGLNQGLDQTDQDPDVSAIILIGAGGNFCSGADLGGGGFSGQQSFLEVHEGRGHYAQLLLKMNKCRKPILAAIEGYCLAGGMGLCLSSDIVIASEDAQFGTPEIKRGLWPYMVTGILIRNLGRKKALELCMTGDRISAAEAERIGMINYAVPKAEFKDRVDQMAKKLASFSPAVMGLGKRSFYQMADMSVEDALEYLKSQLTINAQTEDIAEGVRAFIEKRDPQWKGR
- a CDS encoding acyl-CoA dehydrogenase family protein, with product MNFDLNSDQKAILETARRFSQQEILPRIKEEEFKRDLVEKMGELGFFGCAFPLRYGGTDMGFLAHAVVCEEISRADSGLRALFNLQAMTVPYTIMEWGSAVVREKYVNDLVLGRKIGCTCFSEPNVGSDIASIETRIKDEGDRFLLNGNKTWISNGNLAETAVVYATFDQKLKHKGLCALVVETDQPGWQTRETPKLGDKSSPIAEIFLDNVKVPKENLLGEWGAGFKVAMTALDRGRISVSSGAVGLSQACLEASVEYANTRIQFGRPISEYQLVKGTIAEMVSLIEAARFLVRRGAWLNDQDRPFTREIAIAKYFAGEVAAKVSGMAMEVHGGMGYSLELPVEKYYRDAKLYQVGEGTANIMRLLIGDDALGIKNANRPRIHVPSDFRELE
- a CDS encoding glycyl-radical enzyme activating protein → MNMTSGTVLNIHKMSRQDGPGIRTLVLMKGCPLSCLWCSTPESQSSHPEVFIAEYNCRKCGKCVEVCPLGVRTLDGIDRQQCDNCGQCVDVCLYGGLEMKGSEMTADELFKEIEKESVGYRRSGGGVTFGGGEPTVQADFVAEVLSRCQRVFYHTAVETCGMAKWENLEKILNHVNLLYFDIKHMDEQIHRKITGGSNRVILDNAQKASERVPMIVRMPVIPGLNDSEENIRATSRFVSNLGDRVQRLELLPYHNLGEVSYKRLGREYTLKGLKPHTEEFMDQLLKIAESNRIKVRIGG